In one Paenibacillus sp. JQZ6Y-1 genomic region, the following are encoded:
- a CDS encoding RNA-directed DNA polymerase, with the protein MSIIVDDLKFIAPKSEFLKNKIVMAQAWKKAHSYIRRHNWYADTLELDLSTINLEKNLEDWCKASSYSPDNMSLVLAPKNAEWEFPDDEDNTLWRSIKDDKAKSQKLRALAHLSLKDQTISTAAMLCLADAIESAQGSTNIDDFFLAQKKEIYSYGNRLQCEWVKSSHHKEIAQFGWGNSLTYRQYYEDYQKFLTRPRNICQKLSKNLDLTKKLCVVSLDLKGFYDQIDRTILLNELKILYKEFFEVYNLEVEYEDDPKFWEYLNKIFSWKWDSLDIKYAGLINGDEKSKNLPQGIPQGLVSGGFFANAYLIRFDRVVGKLIGEHNDGFVLRDYCRYVDDIRLVVEIEEENFSDQDYTKIFNGFFNKKLKDYFQTDSLKEINLKVNSGKTKIQLYENISNQNDISMRMNSIQGIISGTPDVESLEQAVGGLDSLLQLSENLFEDEKSKSTKMFNKLELSYISALNIDVKNDTLKRFAAARLVKALRLKKTMFNFKEDINYTESILDSSTKEGLLDHEFETFARKLVALWSRNPSLSLLMKCGLDLYPDIKILRPILKAVEYKLYSNNFINNENDFSVAIEKKAMEYIASDLLYAGAVRIGYKAKKVYPEKANIILFREELTIFAEKILANYKQNPWYLQQQASLFLASVNKYNNLNLLPYSKKSRSKKSKQSSSLYYYRILHEALQYKIEPGLINDLQNFKDYFIVSLVVQQIVPNLERYITWFNRIWADLDDAKRKKAIEILSLNRPDILIEILKIQDEIKEEIKKDLPYELVVGAEKPKRNISVNNNKQFRLIDIISNEKNPFQQENALLLLANALLENDEFYKKNKKDFNTRSISEILIRCNDWSKIQNLITDKGFLKIDFKDIPRNKISEKPDWVKLENAWTYNLGQILRSSLTGEFDFTAHSFLTKNNSESYRGLRSTWFTRRFGMSNNAQSLFEDAYPISPWISELLLLLLQWPGINYHERELESLGDTLTKENLQSLILNRIKLQKKVWGSLSETPMYTMPVYNSKTFSNPLFRVITAQTLLPTFDDFDEKDPLHWTDSFRARHRSHIASVCNLISQYLTTSKTTNRRGYNENIDLIVFPELTIHPDDLDLLRGLSDATGASIFAGMTFTKRSKSEQYINQGIWMLRSEKNTGREFNYIWQGKKHMTESESSLNIEGFRPYQLLVDFKKDNNASIRVASAICYDSTDLSLVADLRDVSDIFVIVALNQDVDTFDNMVSALHYHMYQPVILVNTGEFGGSTVKAPFTKHEKTITQVHGNNQLSISLFEIDPHVFKSIEKPKKVKQVKTPPAGYKGR; encoded by the coding sequence GGGAATTTCCAGATGATGAAGATAATACTTTATGGAGGTCAATTAAGGATGATAAGGCAAAATCTCAAAAACTTCGAGCATTGGCCCATCTGTCTTTAAAAGATCAAACAATTTCGACAGCTGCAATGTTGTGTTTAGCAGATGCTATTGAGAGCGCTCAAGGTTCTACTAACATAGATGATTTTTTTCTGGCTCAAAAAAAAGAGATATATAGTTACGGTAATAGACTTCAATGTGAATGGGTTAAAAGTTCACATCATAAAGAGATCGCTCAATTTGGATGGGGAAATTCTTTAACATACAGACAATATTATGAGGATTATCAAAAATTTTTGACACGTCCACGTAATATATGTCAAAAACTGAGTAAAAACTTAGATTTAACTAAAAAATTATGTGTAGTTTCATTAGATCTCAAAGGTTTTTATGATCAAATCGATAGAACAATTTTGTTGAATGAATTAAAAATTCTTTATAAAGAATTTTTTGAAGTTTACAACTTAGAAGTAGAGTATGAAGATGATCCTAAATTTTGGGAGTATCTCAACAAAATTTTTTCGTGGAAATGGGATTCTCTAGACATAAAGTATGCTGGTTTAATAAATGGAGATGAGAAATCTAAAAACTTACCTCAAGGTATTCCTCAAGGATTAGTTTCTGGAGGATTTTTTGCCAATGCTTATTTAATAAGATTTGATAGAGTTGTAGGTAAACTAATAGGTGAACATAATGATGGTTTTGTATTAAGAGATTACTGTCGCTATGTTGATGATATTCGCTTAGTAGTAGAAATAGAAGAAGAAAATTTTAGTGATCAGGACTATACAAAAATCTTTAATGGGTTTTTTAATAAAAAATTAAAAGATTACTTTCAAACTGATTCTTTAAAAGAAATAAATTTAAAAGTGAATAGTGGTAAAACTAAAATTCAGTTATATGAGAATATTTCAAACCAAAATGATATTTCAATGAGAATGAATTCAATACAAGGTATCATTAGCGGTACACCAGATGTTGAATCTTTAGAACAAGCAGTTGGAGGTTTAGACAGCTTATTACAACTATCAGAAAATTTATTTGAAGATGAAAAAAGTAAAAGTACTAAGATGTTTAACAAGTTAGAATTGTCTTATATTTCTGCCTTAAATATAGATGTTAAAAATGATACTTTGAAAAGATTTGCAGCAGCTAGGTTAGTGAAAGCACTTAGATTAAAAAAAACTATGTTTAATTTTAAAGAAGATATTAATTATACAGAGTCTATATTAGATTCATCTACAAAAGAGGGTTTATTAGATCATGAATTTGAAACTTTTGCTCGTAAGTTAGTTGCTCTTTGGTCTAGAAATCCTTCTCTTTCTCTTTTAATGAAATGTGGACTGGATTTATATCCAGATATAAAAATCCTTCGCCCTATTTTAAAAGCAGTAGAATATAAGTTGTATTCAAATAATTTTATAAATAATGAAAATGATTTCTCAGTTGCTATAGAAAAAAAAGCAATGGAATATATAGCTTCTGATCTTCTATATGCAGGTGCAGTGAGGATAGGATATAAGGCAAAAAAAGTTTATCCTGAAAAGGCTAATATAATACTTTTTAGGGAAGAATTAACAATATTTGCTGAGAAAATTTTAGCGAATTACAAACAAAATCCATGGTATCTTCAACAACAAGCTAGTCTATTTTTAGCATCTGTAAATAAATATAATAATTTAAATTTACTTCCTTATTCTAAAAAAAGCAGGAGTAAAAAGTCTAAACAAAGTAGTAGTTTATATTACTACAGAATATTACATGAAGCATTGCAATATAAAATTGAGCCAGGATTAATAAATGATTTACAAAACTTTAAAGATTATTTCATAGTATCTCTTGTGGTACAACAAATAGTGCCCAATTTAGAAAGGTATATTACTTGGTTTAATAGGATTTGGGCAGATCTTGATGATGCAAAGAGAAAAAAGGCGATTGAGATTCTTTCACTTAATAGGCCAGATATTTTAATTGAAATTTTGAAAATCCAAGATGAAATTAAGGAGGAAATAAAAAAAGACTTACCTTACGAATTAGTCGTGGGGGCCGAAAAACCTAAAAGGAATATATCTGTTAATAACAATAAGCAGTTTAGATTAATAGATATAATTTCTAATGAGAAAAATCCTTTTCAACAAGAGAATGCGCTTCTACTCCTCGCCAATGCGTTGTTAGAAAATGATGAATTTTATAAAAAAAACAAAAAGGATTTTAATACTAGATCAATTAGTGAAATTTTGATAAGGTGCAATGATTGGAGTAAAATACAGAACTTGATTACAGATAAAGGCTTTCTGAAAATTGATTTCAAAGATATTCCAAGGAATAAAATTAGTGAGAAGCCTGACTGGGTTAAGTTAGAGAATGCTTGGACTTATAATCTAGGTCAAATTTTAAGATCTTCTTTAACAGGAGAATTTGATTTTACTGCACACTCATTTTTAACTAAAAATAATTCGGAAAGCTATAGAGGACTACGTTCTACTTGGTTCACTAGAAGATTTGGAATGTCGAATAATGCGCAAAGTTTATTTGAAGATGCGTATCCTATATCTCCTTGGATAAGCGAATTACTCTTGCTACTTTTACAATGGCCTGGGATAAATTATCATGAGCGTGAGCTTGAAAGTTTAGGAGATACTTTAACTAAAGAGAATTTGCAGAGCTTAATTTTAAATAGAATAAAACTTCAAAAAAAAGTTTGGGGTAGTTTATCTGAAACTCCTATGTATACAATGCCTGTGTACAATAGTAAAACTTTCAGTAATCCTTTGTTTAGGGTAATTACTGCTCAAACTTTATTGCCTACTTTTGATGATTTTGATGAAAAAGATCCTTTACATTGGACGGACTCATTCAGAGCTAGACATAGAAGTCATATTGCATCTGTATGTAATTTAATATCGCAGTATCTTACTACATCTAAAACAACTAATAGGAGAGGATATAATGAGAATATTGATTTGATTGTTTTCCCAGAATTAACAATCCATCCTGATGATTTAGATTTGTTAAGAGGACTATCTGATGCGACTGGCGCAAGTATATTTGCTGGTATGACTTTTACAAAAAGATCAAAAAGTGAACAATATATTAATCAAGGAATTTGGATGCTGCGATCAGAAAAAAATACTGGTCGTGAATTTAATTATATTTGGCAAGGAAAAAAACATATGACAGAATCAGAAAGTTCTTTAAATATAGAGGGATTCCGTCCTTATCAATTGCTAGTTGATTTTAAGAAAGATAATAATGCTTCTATACGGGTAGCAAGTGCAATATGTTATGATTCTACAGATTTATCTTTAGTAGCGGATTTGAGGGATGTTTCTGATATTTTTGTGATTGTAGCACTAAATCAAGATGTAGATACATTTGATAATATGGTCAGTGCTTTGCATTACCATATGTATCAACCAGTTATATTGGTTAATACAGGAGAGTTTGGTGGTTCTACAGTAAAAGCGCCATTCACCAAACATGAGAAAACCATTACTCAAGTTCACGGGAATAATCAGTTATCTATAAGTTTATTTGAAATTGATCCACATGTTTTTAAAAGTATTGAAAAACCTAAAAAAGTAAAGCAAGTGAAAACTCCGCCTGCGGGTTATAAAGGGAGATAG
- the acsA gene encoding acetate--CoA ligase has protein sequence MGKDTIEVIAVEANKANLMDYEQARQEFDWSDVEKRFSWSETGKVNLAYEAIDRHAASELKDKIALHYSDLQRDESYTFEQLRRESNKAANMLRKLGIGKGDRVFIFMPRTPELYFTLLGIIKIGAIAGPLFEAFMETAVRDRLQDSGAVAIVTTPKLVDRVPAADLPELKHIIVYGDEADLGEGHIHWGNAIAEASDEAEIEWVDPEDGLILHYTSGSTGKPKGVYHVHQAMVQHEYTGRIALDLQPDDIYWCTADPGWVTGTSYGIFAPWLNGATNVIRGGRFSPQDWYETIQRYKVTVWYSAPTAFRMLMGAGDEAVEQYDLSSLRHVLSVGEPLNPEVIRWGHRVYKQRIHDTWWMTETGAQLICNYPRMDIRPGSMGRPLPGVEAAILDDQGNELPPLRMGNLAIKTPWPSIMRKIWNNPAKYEEYMRIDGWYISGDSAYMDEDGYFWFQGRIDDVINTSGERVGPFEVESKLVEHPAVAEAGVIGKPDPVRGEVIKAFISLREGFEPSDELKQQITRFVKEGLSAHAAPREIEFKDKLPKTRSGKIMRRVLKAWELELPTGDLSTLED, from the coding sequence ATGGGAAAAGACACGATTGAAGTCATTGCTGTAGAAGCTAACAAAGCCAACTTGATGGATTACGAACAGGCACGTCAGGAGTTTGATTGGTCTGATGTGGAGAAGAGATTTAGCTGGTCAGAAACAGGAAAAGTGAATCTTGCTTATGAAGCGATTGATCGGCATGCCGCATCCGAGTTGAAGGATAAAATTGCGTTGCACTATAGCGATTTACAACGGGATGAATCGTATACATTTGAGCAATTGCGCCGTGAATCGAACAAAGCAGCCAATATGCTGCGTAAGCTGGGCATTGGCAAAGGTGATCGGGTGTTTATTTTTATGCCACGTACGCCAGAGCTATATTTTACACTGCTTGGTATTATCAAAATCGGAGCGATTGCTGGTCCATTATTTGAAGCATTTATGGAAACAGCGGTGCGTGATCGACTACAGGATAGTGGCGCTGTAGCGATTGTAACTACTCCTAAGCTTGTAGATCGTGTACCTGCTGCTGATTTACCAGAGCTAAAACATATCATTGTATACGGGGATGAAGCCGATCTGGGCGAAGGGCATATTCACTGGGGCAATGCGATTGCAGAAGCATCGGATGAAGCGGAGATCGAATGGGTCGATCCAGAGGACGGATTGATTCTGCATTATACCTCCGGCTCGACTGGCAAGCCAAAGGGTGTCTATCATGTGCATCAGGCGATGGTGCAGCATGAATATACTGGTCGGATTGCACTCGATTTGCAGCCAGACGATATTTACTGGTGTACTGCTGATCCGGGCTGGGTTACGGGTACATCGTACGGTATCTTTGCTCCATGGCTGAACGGTGCAACCAATGTAATCCGCGGCGGACGCTTTAGCCCACAGGATTGGTATGAAACGATTCAACGGTACAAAGTCACCGTATGGTATAGCGCACCAACGGCCTTCCGCATGTTAATGGGTGCAGGTGACGAAGCGGTCGAACAATACGACCTCTCTTCCCTCCGCCATGTACTTAGTGTCGGTGAGCCACTGAATCCTGAGGTTATTCGCTGGGGACATCGGGTGTATAAACAGCGGATTCATGATACATGGTGGATGACGGAAACGGGTGCACAGCTAATCTGTAACTATCCACGTATGGATATTCGTCCCGGCTCTATGGGTCGTCCACTACCGGGTGTAGAAGCCGCTATTCTTGATGATCAGGGCAATGAGCTGCCACCATTACGTATGGGCAATCTCGCAATCAAAACGCCGTGGCCGTCGATCATGCGCAAAATTTGGAATAACCCTGCTAAGTACGAAGAGTATATGCGTATTGATGGCTGGTACATTTCTGGTGATTCGGCGTATATGGATGAAGACGGATACTTCTGGTTCCAAGGACGCATCGATGATGTGATCAATACATCTGGTGAGCGGGTTGGGCCTTTTGAAGTAGAGAGCAAGCTCGTAGAGCATCCAGCAGTTGCCGAAGCAGGTGTTATCGGCAAACCTGACCCTGTGCGTGGCGAGGTGATCAAAGCATTCATTTCCTTACGAGAAGGCTTTGAACCATCCGATGAGCTGAAGCAGCAAATTACTCGTTTTGTCAAAGAGGGACTTTCTGCTCATGCTGCTCCGCGCGAAATCGAGTTCAAGGACAAGCTGCCGAAGACACGCAGTGGTAAGATTATGCGCCGTGTATTGAAGGCTTGGGAATTGGAATTGCCGACTGGCGATTTGTCTACCTTAGAAGACTAA
- a CDS encoding acyltransferase family protein yields the protein MSNQAIQSKPKRTISEVSIVRAIACMSVVLLHSIKFSTGESTEGPVQFGMWTLAGLLSFGTSTFVFISALILAYSYPKDLPKGFYKKRIQFLFIPFACMAVFYAITSGIMNDWSIPKLVVYNMLGAYHGWFVLVIFQFYILHQLYARYIDRFRPITVLAVSLIINVGYLAFFNLVPPISDNQYVAYIWDRGYWMPFTGWLFYFSLAYYCGKNYQQFLNVLEKYKWWIIAALPISIGLIIYNNAFSSFGFGSKRMDMILFTVVMIFLMFLAFRRVTNIPPVINLISQYSFGIYLVHWFYLEMMDLAIETFGIQMGYLEIPLLFFTGIALCILTINLFNRFKLGQYIVGRINVRRPATEKRSFSTAAAEH from the coding sequence ATGAGTAATCAAGCAATACAGTCAAAACCAAAACGTACGATCAGTGAAGTGTCGATCGTGCGCGCGATTGCCTGCATGAGTGTAGTACTGCTACATTCCATCAAATTCTCGACAGGTGAGAGCACAGAGGGACCTGTTCAATTTGGGATGTGGACGCTGGCAGGCTTGCTGTCGTTTGGTACATCGACATTTGTATTTATTTCGGCGCTGATTTTGGCGTATTCGTATCCGAAGGATTTACCGAAGGGGTTTTATAAGAAACGAATTCAGTTTCTCTTTATCCCGTTTGCCTGCATGGCAGTCTTTTATGCGATCACATCCGGTATTATGAATGATTGGTCGATACCAAAGCTCGTCGTGTATAACATGCTGGGTGCTTATCATGGCTGGTTTGTGCTTGTAATTTTCCAATTCTATATTTTGCATCAGCTGTATGCGCGTTATATTGACCGTTTCCGTCCCATAACGGTGCTCGCCGTATCGCTGATTATCAATGTGGGTTATCTTGCGTTTTTCAATCTGGTTCCGCCGATCAGTGATAACCAGTATGTGGCATACATATGGGATCGCGGATATTGGATGCCATTTACAGGCTGGTTGTTCTATTTCTCGCTTGCATACTATTGCGGCAAAAATTATCAACAATTTCTTAATGTGCTGGAAAAATATAAATGGTGGATCATTGCTGCATTGCCAATATCCATTGGGCTTATTATTTACAACAATGCGTTTTCCAGCTTTGGCTTTGGTTCGAAGCGAATGGATATGATCTTGTTTACAGTGGTGATGATCTTCCTCATGTTCCTAGCATTCCGCCGGGTAACGAATATTCCACCAGTGATCAATCTGATCAGTCAATATTCATTCGGGATCTATCTAGTACACTGGTTCTATCTGGAAATGATGGACCTTGCCATCGAAACCTTTGGCATTCAGATGGGCTACTTGGAGATTCCACTACTGTTCTTTACTGGTATCGCCTTGTGTATCCTAACTATCAATCTGTTTAACCGCTTCAAGCTGGGACAGTATATCGTTGGTCGCATCAATGTGCGCCGACCTGCTACCGAGAAGCGCTCATTCAGTACGGCAGCAGCAGAACATTAA
- a CDS encoding GNAT family N-acetyltransferase produces MEHIKLKQTEVLERGNLRLVLEGPVESERIATCRMHPQLDAFRRPAEQQEALVEIAELPEGRIIMATDGDLIVGYVTFHYADEYERWSEGNMEDLIELGAVEIANDYRGLGLAKKLIKLAFRDAQLDNVIVFTTEYYWHWDLESTGLSVWDYRKMMENLMKNVDMVWFATDDPEICSHPANCLMVRVGRQVPQESVEAFDRLRFRQRFMY; encoded by the coding sequence ATGGAACATATCAAACTCAAACAAACCGAGGTGCTGGAACGTGGGAATCTTCGTCTAGTATTGGAGGGTCCAGTGGAATCTGAGCGTATTGCGACGTGTCGAATGCACCCACAGTTGGACGCCTTTCGTCGTCCTGCTGAACAACAGGAGGCGTTAGTCGAAATTGCTGAATTGCCAGAAGGACGCATCATTATGGCGACCGATGGTGATCTGATTGTCGGGTATGTCACCTTTCACTATGCAGATGAATATGAGCGCTGGTCCGAAGGGAATATGGAGGATTTGATCGAACTGGGCGCAGTAGAGATTGCCAACGATTATCGGGGGTTGGGATTAGCGAAAAAGCTGATCAAGCTCGCTTTTCGTGACGCTCAATTGGATAACGTGATCGTATTTACTACGGAATATTATTGGCATTGGGATCTGGAAAGCACGGGTTTGAGCGTATGGGATTATCGTAAGATGATGGAGAATTTAATGAAAAATGTAGATATGGTCTGGTTTGCGACCGATGATCCCGAAATCTGCTCCCATCCTGCCAATTGCCTGATGGTGCGCGTCGGACGACAGGTGCCGCAGGAATCGGTAGAGGCATTTGATCGGCTTCGTTTCCGTCAGCGCTTTATGTATTAA
- a CDS encoding acetoin utilization protein AcuC: MPEAAYVYHPDSLNYVFRRDHPFDQRRLVMTMELLQQIGALNDSDLIQPPYALDEQLLRSIHIPQYVDTVKQLSLEYPEERYISLAGQFGLDYDETPFFPGMHHSASAIGAGSVHAAELVMSGQYRHALHLGGGLHHALPQKGAGFCIYNDASLAIQHIRNQYDAKVLYIDTDVHHGDGVEMSFYTDPHVFTYSIHETGKYLFPGTGRVEERGAGEGFGCTINLPVEPYTEDDSWLECFGTLLDQVLQRAKPDLIISQHGCDAHALDPLSHIHCSMRIYREMPQLIHHAAHQWCEGRWVALGGGGYDIWRVVPRAWSLLWLEMSEHPLLQSLDRDPQLLLPDAWVKHWQQQSPVELPRTWLDDVHRWEPMPRRQEITKQNRYICELAASYLK, encoded by the coding sequence ATGCCAGAAGCAGCGTATGTGTATCACCCAGATAGTCTGAATTATGTATTTCGCCGCGATCATCCATTTGATCAGCGTCGCTTGGTGATGACGATGGAGCTGCTGCAGCAGATTGGCGCACTGAATGACTCCGATCTGATTCAGCCGCCGTATGCGCTGGATGAGCAACTGCTACGCAGTATTCATATTCCACAATACGTCGATACGGTCAAGCAGCTCAGTCTAGAGTATCCAGAAGAACGGTATATTAGTCTAGCAGGGCAGTTCGGTTTGGATTATGACGAGACGCCCTTTTTCCCGGGGATGCACCATAGTGCGAGTGCGATTGGAGCTGGTTCTGTGCATGCTGCCGAGCTAGTAATGAGCGGGCAGTATCGTCATGCACTGCATCTGGGCGGTGGTCTGCATCATGCGCTGCCGCAAAAAGGTGCGGGATTTTGCATCTATAATGATGCTTCCTTGGCGATTCAGCATATTCGCAATCAATACGATGCCAAAGTGCTGTATATCGATACCGATGTGCATCATGGGGACGGGGTAGAAATGAGCTTTTACACCGATCCGCATGTGTTTACATATTCCATTCATGAAACGGGCAAGTACCTGTTTCCCGGCACTGGACGAGTAGAGGAGCGCGGAGCAGGGGAGGGCTTTGGCTGTACGATCAATTTACCGGTGGAACCGTATACGGAGGATGATTCATGGTTGGAGTGCTTTGGTACGTTGCTGGATCAGGTATTGCAGCGCGCCAAGCCGGATCTGATCATCAGTCAGCATGGCTGCGATGCGCATGCGCTGGACCCGTTATCTCATATTCACTGCTCCATGCGCATTTATCGTGAGATGCCGCAACTCATTCACCATGCGGCTCATCAGTGGTGTGAAGGACGCTGGGTGGCACTCGGCGGCGGTGGATATGATATTTGGCGCGTCGTCCCGCGTGCGTGGTCGCTACTGTGGCTGGAGATGAGCGAGCATCCACTGTTGCAATCGCTAGATCGTGATCCGCAATTATTGTTGCCGGATGCTTGGGTGAAGCATTGGCAGCAGCAAAGCCCAGTGGAATTGCCACGCACATGGTTGGATGATGTTCACCGCTGGGAGCCGATGCCAAGACGTCAGGAAATCACCAAGCAAAATCGTTACATTTGTGAGCTGGCGGCTTCATATTTGAAGTAG
- a CDS encoding imm11 family protein, with translation MCYVLLPADIYPDRYWFKYNYNESPDHLSFKKGTPQRDWAKPPRFHLQGDIDLDRLLLFDWFMTDGPDLIGPRLTAIIRQHAPKDVQLVEAEVMVNGEPLRGFHVPNITTVINCLDMEESVYVPLLPGIHGSPPHFISVAFRPDALKKHGLVRSNEDISLIIASDEFAKACQAQSITGIRFQENI, from the coding sequence ATGTGTTATGTCCTGCTGCCGGCGGATATTTACCCGGACCGTTACTGGTTCAAGTACAATTACAACGAATCACCGGATCATCTCAGCTTTAAAAAAGGCACGCCGCAGCGCGATTGGGCGAAGCCGCCTCGCTTTCATTTGCAAGGTGACATCGATCTTGACCGGTTATTGCTATTTGACTGGTTTATGACCGATGGACCTGATTTGATTGGACCGCGGCTCACTGCGATTATTCGTCAGCACGCGCCTAAGGATGTGCAGCTAGTGGAGGCGGAAGTAATGGTGAATGGTGAACCGCTACGCGGTTTTCATGTGCCGAATATTACGACTGTCATCAACTGTCTGGATATGGAGGAATCGGTATATGTGCCGCTATTGCCCGGTATACACGGCAGTCCGCCACATTTTATCTCGGTTGCGTTCCGTCCAGATGCGTTGAAAAAACATGGGCTTGTGCGTTCCAATGAAGACATCAGCCTGATCATAGCATCTGACGAATTTGCGAAGGCTTGTCAGGCACAGAGCATTACCGGTATTCGTTTTCAGGAAAATATCTGA
- a CDS encoding glucose-1-phosphate adenylyltransferase, which translates to MSKKEVVAMLLAGGQGKRLKDLTKSLAKPAVFFGGTYRIIDFPLSNCANSGIDTVGVLTQYEPTVLHAYIGVGNDWDMDRKNGGVFVLPPHERQEGSSWYQGTADAIYRNLKFVESFEPEHVLILSGDHIYKMDYQKMIDYHKEKDADCTISVVNVTLEEASRFGMLNTHDDLKIYEFDEKPKHPKSTLASMGVYLFKWDVLKSYLIKDEDNPSSSYDFGKDLIPLLLGDDKTLYAYPFDGYWRDVGTIQSLWEANMDMLSEEPQLDLNDPQWRIFTRSPNQPAAFIAPSADVQDSIVNEGCIINGEVKHSVLFFNVEVGEGSVITDSVIMPGAKIGKNVRIHRSIVNEGIVIEDGAQIGVGQDENSEIELITSNQS; encoded by the coding sequence ATGAGTAAAAAAGAAGTTGTGGCTATGCTGCTTGCCGGAGGTCAGGGCAAAAGGCTGAAAGATTTGACCAAATCCCTGGCAAAGCCTGCCGTTTTCTTTGGCGGCACGTATCGTATTATCGATTTTCCGCTCAGCAATTGCGCCAATTCCGGTATCGATACTGTAGGTGTACTGACACAGTATGAGCCTACCGTTCTGCACGCATACATAGGCGTGGGTAACGATTGGGATATGGATCGCAAAAATGGCGGTGTTTTTGTCTTGCCACCACATGAACGGCAGGAAGGCAGCAGCTGGTATCAGGGTACGGCGGATGCCATTTATCGCAACCTGAAATTCGTGGAAAGCTTTGAACCGGAGCATGTGCTCATTCTGTCCGGTGACCACATTTACAAAATGGATTATCAAAAAATGATCGACTACCATAAAGAAAAAGACGCGGATTGCACGATCTCTGTGGTGAATGTCACCCTAGAAGAAGCGAGCCGCTTCGGTATGCTGAATACGCATGACGACCTCAAAATTTACGAATTCGACGAAAAACCGAAACACCCGAAAAGTACACTTGCCTCTATGGGTGTCTATCTGTTCAAATGGGATGTGCTTAAATCGTACCTGATTAAGGACGAAGACAATCCTTCCTCTTCTTATGATTTCGGTAAAGACCTGATTCCTTTATTGCTTGGCGATGACAAAACATTATACGCGTATCCATTTGATGGTTACTGGCGCGATGTCGGTACGATTCAAAGTCTGTGGGAAGCGAATATGGATATGCTGTCTGAGGAGCCGCAGCTGGATTTGAATGATCCACAATGGCGTATCTTCACACGCAGCCCGAACCAGCCAGCCGCCTTTATCGCACCATCTGCGGATGTGCAGGATAGTATTGTAAACGAAGGCTGCATCATCAACGGTGAAGTGAAGCATTCCGTGCTATTCTTCAACGTAGAAGTGGGCGAGGGCAGTGTCATTACCGACTCCGTCATTATGCCGGGCGCTAAAATCGGCAAAAATGTACGTATTCACCGTTCTATCGTCAATGAAGGCATTGTCATTGAAGACGGCGCACAAATTGGCGTCGGGCAGGACGAAAACAGTGAAATTGAGCTGATTACAAGCAATCAATCCTAA